Below is a genomic region from Vitis riparia cultivar Riparia Gloire de Montpellier isolate 1030 chromosome 5, EGFV_Vit.rip_1.0, whole genome shotgun sequence.
CCGGGGATTGTAATGAATTGTCCTGCTTGCGTGGGAATGTAATGGTACTCCctcctcatggctttaaaagtTGGCCCCACTCCTATCGTGTAGAGATTAACCATGACCATTAAGATCACTGTCATGGTTAAGAGAAGCTTATCATGTATATGGTGTCAGAAACTTCTTTTCTTGACCAATGTAGGATCTCACAAGGTAAAGTTGGAAGAGCATCTATGCTTTATGGGATATTGCGAATGCACATGGAAGGGAGGATTTGGAGGGGGCTACATCAATTGTACCATTGCTGTTGAAATGAAAGGATCTATGCGTTTATGTTACATGGATTGATCTTTCTTAGGTTCATTACTTCTGTTGAGCTTTTGCATACCCCATCTATGCATGTTATCTTCTATATTTTTGTACTGCATTTGGTAATTGATTTTCAGGTTACACTTGATTGGTTCCAACACTTGAACCAATTCTCATTCACTCATTTAAGAACCAacacaaaaatataaatcaaaaccCAGCAGTAACCCATTTTGACCAATGCCAGATTAGGTCTTACTTGTAAGAGCTGATGGGTAGATGGACAAACTCCAACTGAAGAACCAAGTGCCTTAAGAAGGAAGGAAAAGTTTGGTTTCAACAGTAGAGGCTGACCGTTGTAACACTCATGCTGACCTTTTAGTATGTTTGTTTATGTCTGAACCAATCTTGTATATATTTGGGTTCTTagctttcatttatttactgatataatattttaatatttgactgTTTTCAATACTCTTCTTTTCAACAAAAGTCATTGGTTATGTTCTAGAAAAGCTACAAAAATATGCTAGGAGCTTTTATTATTTGTCTAAACTACAAACACTATAGCATCTGGACAACCCTCGGTAGGGTTCCATaccatttatttccttttaggTGATATCCTAGCAAGTGAGATTATCCCCAGGTGTGACACCTAGTTGATTACAGTATTCCGTGTAGTATTCAACTCGGGCATTGACGGTGGCTTGATTTGCCCCATCACATTCCAGTGCACCATTAATGGCTCGAATGGTTGCCCCAAACCCTTGGCCTATGACTGGTTGGACAAAGTTTACCCAGTACCACAAAGCTGTCTTAAATGACACAACTGGGTCTGATGCCACAGTTTCAGGAGAGTTCAAGCCATCAAATCCTATGTCCTCTCCGGCAGGCCCGTAGTTGAAGTTCCATGATAGCTGAATCGGTCCACGTCCATAGTAACCCTTCCCAGCCACGCATGGATACTGGGTGTTGGTCTCATCACAGTAGTCCCTAGAGCTTCCATTGATCTCCTCTATGTAGCAAAAATCTGCACACACAAAACTTTTAGTCAATATTTGTTGTTTCAACTAGAGAAATTAGGATAGTATGTCTCGAAAAATGGGTTCAAATCTTACGTCCAGTCTCGTGAGTAACATGCGCAAAGAAAGCAGCGATCTCACGCTTAGAATCCTCCTCTGAACCAACCCTGCCAAACTGAGAAAACGAGTTGAGAGCCTCAAGAAACCTCGCCCTTGAGTAGAAGTTCTTCCCTTCACAACTCGCATCAGCCTGATCAATTATCCCATTGAAGAACTCCTGTGTCACGATATCTGCAACCGAGACATTGTTGGTACTTGGGGCCGGATTGCAGGGACCCTCTTGGCACCCGGTGCCACAGTAGTCGTCGCCTGTGCCACAATACCCCCATCTGCTGCAGCAAAGGTCTGCGGCACAGCCACAGTCCTGACCCACCACCCCTCTAGGCAGTGCTCCAGCCAAAATTCCGGCAAGGAGGACAGTCAATGAGAGGTTCCTCAGGGTGAGGGATGCCATTTTGGAAGGATATAACAGAAATATGTGATCTGAATACAGAGTCTGAAACTAGAATGGTTTATTTATAGTGCAGAAGAGGAAAATTGCTGGGTCAAGCAGCACTAAAGTATCGGAGATTAATGTCGGCCATAAAGATTTCTAGAGGGTGTACAACTTTGACCTTGCTGTAGATTTTTGATTAATCAGACTTCTGACTTCAGAAATGTCAGGATTGGTTCTACTTGCATGTATGTTTCAAAAGCCTGATTAGATTAGATTAGGAAGATTGTTAAATGTTTTTGATATCAATATGATTACCAACTTTTTTTTGGggtttagtttttgttttatgtgtTTGTAACGGTTGTCTGATAAAAGCTAGGCTTTGTTTGAATCctgaaatatattaaatatattaattcaaCGAtgttaattattgaaaataagaaaagaaagaaattggtGTTCTAGATTGATAGTGGAAGTCAATGGAATTAAAGTGATTTGGATGCCAACTATCAAAGAATTGACTTTCTCTTTGGGTAGGTGTTGTGATTTTGCACTTTCATTGGATTGAGTAGACTTTTCATTCAATCATTTTTGTGATCCacacaaaatattgaaaataaagttcAACACCCTAGttgttaaggaaaaaaaagtgataattagaaattattcaaaaaaaaaaaaaaaaaaacaaagaaaaaagaaaagaaagaaaaataattagtttgggtttatttctttttttttttttaacaaaaagggataattagaaaaaaaaaaaaacaattgaaaaattcAAACGAAATTGAAATGCAGAGGTTCAGTTATCAAAGTTTCATTTGAAAGGGAATCaacttttacttttatttatttattttttcaattatttagaATTCATATatctccaaaattttcttataccATCAATGAATAGGTAGGGCCATAATTTGGGTGGGTTCAGGAGGA
It encodes:
- the LOC117914421 gene encoding endochitinase EP3-like, with amino-acid sequence MASLTLRNLSLTVLLAGILAGALPRGVVGQDCGCAADLCCSRWGYCGTGDDYCGTGCQEGPCNPAPSTNNVSVADIVTQEFFNGIIDQADASCEGKNFYSRARFLEALNSFSQFGRVGSEEDSKREIAAFFAHVTHETGHFCYIEEINGSSRDYCDETNTQYPCVAGKGYYGRGPIQLSWNFNYGPAGEDIGFDGLNSPETVASDPVVSFKTALWYWVNFVQPVIGQGFGATIRAINGALECDGANQATVNARVEYYTEYCNQLGVTPGDNLTC